Proteins from a single region of Chryseobacterium sp. W4I1:
- a CDS encoding glycosyltransferase, protein MKICLISFDFWHYDEHIVEKLSDRGIQACHINIGAFTHKNTGERIKNTFSKIFLGKNPKHHKRQSFILESLEKIGKQDQILVINPEAIEEEIHKKIREYADRNIAYLYDSMARNPATHLLHYFDTTFSFDDEDVKNFGFEKITNYNYLDHVPADKQHPKLDLFYITSYDQKRLTALNLLINRLHPLKIKFQVYIAGKKGWKNKLNQIFDKKNIEILKFGRKKIPHHALPSYYRNTKVILDLMRADQTGLSFRIFEAMALEKKVITDNPTIKTYDFYNPHNILVLDKNFRNVKKDFFRTPYEKLPEEVYYKYTLDNWVDTVFKLNS, encoded by the coding sequence ATGAAAATTTGTTTAATCAGCTTCGATTTCTGGCATTACGACGAGCACATAGTTGAAAAACTGAGTGATAGAGGCATTCAAGCGTGTCACATCAACATCGGAGCCTTTACTCACAAAAATACCGGGGAGCGTATAAAAAACACTTTCAGTAAGATTTTTCTGGGTAAAAACCCGAAACATCACAAAAGACAAAGTTTCATACTGGAATCTCTGGAAAAAATAGGAAAACAGGATCAGATCCTCGTCATTAATCCTGAAGCTATTGAAGAGGAGATCCATAAGAAGATCCGGGAATATGCTGACCGCAATATTGCTTATCTTTATGACAGTATGGCCAGAAACCCAGCCACTCATCTCCTTCATTATTTCGACACTACATTTTCTTTCGATGATGAGGATGTGAAAAATTTTGGATTTGAAAAAATTACGAATTACAATTATCTTGATCATGTTCCGGCTGACAAACAACATCCAAAGCTGGATCTGTTCTATATTACGTCTTATGACCAGAAAAGATTGACCGCTTTAAATCTGCTGATCAACAGGCTACATCCTCTGAAAATAAAATTTCAGGTATACATTGCCGGAAAGAAAGGCTGGAAAAATAAGCTGAACCAGATTTTTGACAAAAAGAATATTGAAATTTTAAAATTCGGAAGAAAAAAAATACCTCATCACGCACTTCCTTCCTATTATAGAAATACCAAAGTCATTCTCGACCTGATGCGTGCAGACCAGACAGGATTAAGTTTCAGGATATTCGAAGCAATGGCTCTGGAAAAAAAGGTGATTACAGATAATCCTACGATAAAGACCTACGATTTTTATAATCCTCATAATATTTTGGTGCTGGATAAGAATTTCCGTAATGTAAAAAAAGATTTTTTCAGGACACCATACGAAAAGCTGCCGGAAGAAGTTTATTATAAGTACACTCTGGACAATTGGGTGGATACTGTCTTTAAACTGAATTCATGA
- a CDS encoding glycosyltransferase family 1 protein yields the protein MEKKILIDAERLKYPKSGIANVCVSLIKGLDEKTSDFEYTLFGPKKNIPHTKKNFKIINWKFWHKKFSFSTGSFALIHTAHQLSRYFYTIKKEQKKVVTLHDLNFLHDGSPKQKVEKSTKLVQKNIGNADAVVCISEFVKDDFIKNKNLFSLKNKVRVEVIYNGLIFPNNTEFNSKTTYSFIGKKYILNIGVLFPKKNQEVLLDLISKNDKELVLITSSAKSAYKERFLEKIKALGLENRVHILENIDNDEKYFLIQHCESYCHPSLAEGFGIPPVEAMYFGKPVFLSRLTSLPEIGGDLAFYFDDFSPEDMQQVYAHGMQTYGAKTDEYALKLRERALKFGYREMAGAYEKLYGELLN from the coding sequence ATGGAAAAAAAAATCCTTATTGATGCTGAAAGATTAAAGTACCCGAAGTCGGGAATTGCCAACGTATGTGTTTCATTAATAAAGGGATTAGATGAAAAAACGTCTGATTTTGAGTATACTCTTTTTGGTCCGAAAAAAAATATTCCACACACGAAAAAAAACTTTAAAATCATCAATTGGAAGTTTTGGCACAAGAAATTCTCTTTTAGTACCGGCTCTTTTGCTCTGATTCATACTGCTCATCAGCTTTCCCGTTATTTTTATACCATAAAAAAAGAGCAGAAAAAGGTGGTGACCCTCCATGATCTTAATTTTTTGCATGATGGAAGTCCGAAACAAAAAGTGGAAAAAAGCACAAAACTCGTTCAGAAAAATATTGGAAATGCAGATGCGGTTGTTTGTATCTCTGAATTTGTGAAAGATGATTTTATCAAAAATAAAAATCTTTTTTCTTTAAAAAATAAAGTAAGGGTAGAGGTGATTTATAATGGACTGATATTTCCCAATAATACAGAATTTAATTCTAAAACAACATACAGCTTTATCGGGAAGAAGTATATTTTAAATATCGGCGTACTTTTCCCTAAAAAAAATCAGGAAGTCCTGCTGGATCTTATTTCAAAAAATGATAAGGAGCTTGTGTTGATAACTTCCTCTGCAAAATCTGCTTATAAAGAGAGGTTTTTAGAAAAAATCAAGGCTTTAGGACTGGAAAATAGAGTACATATTCTTGAAAATATAGATAATGATGAGAAATATTTTCTTATCCAGCATTGTGAATCTTACTGTCATCCATCTTTGGCAGAAGGCTTTGGAATCCCACCAGTAGAAGCCATGTATTTTGGTAAGCCTGTGTTTTTAAGCCGTCTGACCAGCCTCCCGGAGATTGGGGGAGATTTGGCTTTTTATTTTGACGATTTTTCGCCTGAAGATATGCAACAGGTATATGCCCACGGAATGCAGACGTATGGCGCCAAAACTGATGAATATGCACTGAAGTTAAGAGAAAGAGCCTTAAAATTTGGGTACCGTGAGATGGCTGGAGCTTATGAAAAATTATATGGAGAGCTTCTGAATTAA
- a CDS encoding polysaccharide deacetylase family protein, whose amino-acid sequence MLRFVKRTLGFLSTESVRILMYHKVLPEKEIPGKDSLTVSTENLETQLQYIKNNYNTLFFSELEANKKQTNKLILTFDDGYLNNRQYLIPLLEKYRLKATIFIPTGLIQNDTADESRNMMTFEEIRSLNPEFVEIALHSHSHSNYSQISLQEAENDLQENIRTLEEKQITFTKVLAYPYGKFPKKGEQKKEFFAMLKKAGITSAVRIGNNIAYYPWQNNFEIKRIDIKGGDSFDVFKWKLRLGKIKL is encoded by the coding sequence ATGCTCAGATTTGTTAAAAGGACACTTGGATTTTTAAGCACAGAAAGCGTCCGCATCCTCATGTATCATAAAGTTCTGCCGGAGAAAGAAATCCCTGGTAAAGACTCTCTGACCGTTTCTACAGAAAATTTGGAAACGCAGTTGCAATACATCAAAAACAATTATAACACACTGTTTTTCAGCGAACTGGAAGCCAATAAAAAGCAAACAAACAAACTCATACTGACCTTTGATGACGGCTATCTGAATAACCGGCAATACCTTATTCCTTTGCTGGAAAAATACAGACTGAAAGCGACGATCTTCATTCCAACCGGGCTTATCCAGAACGATACTGCAGATGAAAGCCGCAATATGATGACATTTGAAGAGATCAGATCACTTAATCCTGAATTTGTTGAAATTGCTCTGCATAGCCATTCCCACAGCAATTATTCACAAATCTCGCTGCAGGAAGCAGAAAATGATCTTCAGGAAAACATCCGTACTCTCGAAGAAAAACAAATTACTTTTACCAAAGTACTGGCCTACCCTTATGGTAAATTTCCAAAAAAAGGAGAACAGAAAAAAGAATTCTTTGCCATGCTGAAAAAAGCAGGAATTACTTCTGCAGTGCGTATCGGAAATAATATTGCATATTATCCGTGGCAGAATAATTTTGAGATCAAAAGGATAGATATTAAAGGAGGCGACAGTTTTGATGTATTTAAATGGAAATTAAGACTGGGAAAGATCAAACTTTAA
- a CDS encoding DUF563 domain-containing protein → MNAKEQIENLEKELKALRKKYYIKSFFRKAKRLVTDFLPLDSIPSEYCTERIKVSEKQEAELFLPKTFGALQVSVKTPKNSVEILALQNVLCIPNSTYFLDLKKEKIFYEKWHDDDRTIYVYNTNNLMQHSMTLAKVKNHKNVYYDEEAIFLGGTFTFNYYHFLVDILSKVEFFQHIPDAKNKLIIIDEDVQKVENLKDLLMFFLKDYKILFLSHEKNYYQFKKLWHITSTNYAVPNIMPGENYEVGFAKMSKSSLQYLRKTAFDNLDLTKVRIKPVKKIFISRRSQYRKYNEEEIFGIAKKYGFEEVFFEDLNIHEQIYLVNNAEYIIGPSGAAWTNVLFANPGAKGLSWFSAVWGDFAIFSTLAAEVKFDLYFYIYPQDHEGFHEDYRLDPEVFREYMDKLINKEDTA, encoded by the coding sequence ATGAATGCAAAGGAACAAATTGAGAATCTAGAAAAAGAGCTTAAAGCACTTAGGAAAAAATATTATATCAAGTCTTTTTTCAGAAAAGCAAAAAGGCTTGTGACAGATTTCCTGCCTCTGGATTCTATACCATCTGAATACTGTACAGAAAGAATTAAGGTAAGTGAAAAACAGGAGGCAGAGCTTTTTCTGCCTAAAACGTTTGGTGCTCTTCAGGTTTCTGTAAAGACACCTAAAAATTCCGTAGAGATCCTTGCTCTTCAGAATGTGCTGTGCATTCCCAATTCCACGTATTTTTTAGATTTAAAAAAGGAAAAAATCTTTTATGAAAAGTGGCATGATGATGACAGGACCATTTATGTTTATAATACAAACAATTTGATGCAGCATTCTATGACTCTTGCAAAGGTCAAGAATCATAAGAATGTTTACTATGATGAAGAAGCTATTTTTCTGGGCGGAACTTTCACCTTCAATTATTATCATTTTCTGGTAGATATTTTATCTAAGGTTGAATTTTTCCAGCATATTCCTGATGCAAAAAATAAACTGATCATCATAGATGAAGACGTACAGAAGGTTGAAAATCTGAAAGATCTTTTGATGTTCTTTCTCAAAGATTATAAAATTCTATTTTTAAGTCATGAAAAAAATTACTACCAGTTTAAAAAGCTGTGGCATATCACGAGCACGAATTATGCTGTTCCCAACATTATGCCCGGCGAAAATTATGAAGTAGGATTTGCTAAAATGTCAAAATCTTCTCTTCAATACCTAAGAAAAACGGCGTTTGATAATTTGGATCTTACTAAAGTCCGCATCAAGCCTGTTAAAAAAATCTTTATTTCCAGAAGATCTCAATATAGAAAATATAACGAGGAAGAAATCTTCGGAATAGCAAAAAAATATGGTTTTGAAGAAGTCTTTTTTGAAGACCTGAACATCCACGAGCAAATCTACCTGGTCAACAATGCTGAATATATTATCGGTCCAAGCGGCGCAGCCTGGACGAATGTTCTGTTTGCCAACCCCGGAGCAAAAGGTCTTTCCTGGTTCAGTGCAGTGTGGGGAGATTTTGCCATCTTCTCTACTCTGGCGGCAGAAGTGAAGTTTGATCTTTATTTTTACATCTACCCACAGGATCACGAAGGTTTCCATGAGGATTATAGGCTGGATCCTGAAGTTTTCCGTGAGTATATGGATAAACTAATCAATAAGGAAGATACAGCTTAA
- a CDS encoding glycosyltransferase — protein sequence MNNPPLVSLIIITMNHEKFIEQACQSAISQTYPNYEIILLDNASQDNTFEKAERVLSQFGQHYKMIRNTESFGVAKNINIAVSEASGEYVSLLSGDDWYTEDSLAEKVSYIQENPVDFILSDGYKYYQSEDKTTDAYSPKEKKHVIESLTNFFHENVAENKTANVGTFVKREILTQHPFDENINTEDWDMNLRLTSKGYRIGFIDKKLFYYRILSTSLSRNWKLMKDSYEKVTNKYIDYIKADKELYKKYRLKLIHFKYEILLSETDSESEKERLQTEWKKEKYRIKYKNPVLFFKLIMIK from the coding sequence ATGAATAACCCGCCGCTTGTCAGTCTTATCATTATCACGATGAATCATGAAAAGTTCATTGAACAGGCATGCCAGTCTGCCATTTCTCAGACCTACCCCAATTATGAAATCATTCTGCTGGATAATGCCTCACAGGACAATACATTTGAAAAGGCAGAACGGGTACTTTCACAATTCGGCCAGCACTATAAAATGATCCGGAATACTGAAAGTTTTGGAGTAGCTAAAAACATCAACATTGCCGTTTCAGAGGCTTCGGGAGAATATGTTTCCCTCCTGTCTGGAGACGACTGGTATACAGAAGACAGCCTTGCAGAAAAAGTATCTTATATTCAAGAAAATCCGGTAGATTTTATTCTTTCCGATGGCTATAAATATTATCAGTCTGAAGATAAAACCACGGATGCATACAGTCCGAAGGAGAAAAAACACGTCATAGAAAGTCTTACTAATTTCTTTCATGAAAATGTAGCAGAAAATAAAACGGCCAATGTAGGAACGTTTGTAAAAAGAGAAATTCTGACACAACATCCGTTTGATGAAAACATCAATACTGAAGACTGGGATATGAATCTAAGGCTTACTTCCAAAGGCTACAGAATTGGATTTATTGACAAAAAGCTCTTCTACTACAGAATTCTTTCCACCAGTCTTTCCAGAAACTGGAAGCTGATGAAAGATTCGTACGAAAAGGTAACGAATAAATACATTGATTATATAAAAGCTGACAAAGAGCTTTATAAAAAATACAGGCTTAAGCTTATCCATTTCAAATACGAGATCTTATTATCAGAAACAGATTCTGAATCTGAAAAAGAAAGACTGCAAACCGAATGGAAAAAAGAAAAGTACAGGATCAAATACAAAAATCCGGTCTTATTTTTTAAACTTATAATGATAAAATAA
- the rocD gene encoding ornithine--oxo-acid transaminase, whose translation MSTAATAKNSQYFIDLEDKHGAHNYHPLPVVLDRGEGVFVWDVEGKKYYDFLSAYSAVNQGHSHPKIVNALVAQAQKLALTSRAFYNSNLGEYEQKITTLFGFDKVLPMNSGAEAVETAVKLARKWSYEVKGISENAAKIIVCENNFHGRTTTIVSFSNDPDANQNYGPFTPGFIKIPYNDTAALEEVLNREAGNIAAFLVEPIQGEAGVYVPDEGYLKNVSELCKKHNVLFIADEVQTGIARTGQLIACHHENVQPDILILGKALSGGMYPVSAVLANDNIMSVIKPGQHGSTFGGNPIACAVAMAALDVVADEKLSERAEQLGQLFRAEINKLIEKSDLITKVRGKGLLNAILINDTPDSSTAWNLCLQLKENGLLAKPTHGNIIRLAPPLVITEEQLLDCVKIIEKTFTEFH comes from the coding sequence ATGTCAACAGCAGCAACAGCAAAAAATTCACAATATTTTATTGACCTTGAAGACAAACATGGAGCACACAATTATCACCCTCTTCCAGTAGTTCTTGACCGTGGAGAAGGCGTTTTTGTATGGGATGTGGAAGGCAAAAAATATTATGATTTTCTTTCAGCATATTCTGCTGTCAACCAGGGACATTCTCACCCTAAGATTGTTAATGCATTGGTAGCTCAGGCTCAAAAACTGGCCCTGACTTCAAGAGCGTTCTACAATTCAAACCTGGGAGAATACGAACAGAAGATCACTACACTTTTCGGATTCGATAAGGTACTTCCTATGAATTCCGGAGCTGAAGCCGTAGAAACTGCCGTAAAATTAGCCAGAAAATGGAGTTATGAAGTAAAAGGGATTTCAGAAAATGCAGCCAAGATTATTGTTTGTGAAAATAATTTTCACGGAAGGACGACCACCATTGTTTCTTTCTCCAATGATCCGGATGCCAACCAGAATTATGGCCCTTTTACACCAGGATTTATTAAAATTCCATACAACGACACCGCAGCATTAGAAGAAGTTTTAAACAGAGAGGCAGGAAACATCGCTGCATTTTTGGTGGAACCTATTCAGGGTGAAGCGGGTGTATATGTTCCGGATGAAGGCTATCTGAAAAACGTTTCTGAACTGTGTAAAAAACATAATGTGCTTTTCATTGCTGATGAAGTGCAGACCGGTATTGCAAGAACAGGACAATTAATTGCGTGTCATCATGAAAATGTACAGCCCGATATTCTGATCTTAGGAAAAGCCCTTTCCGGAGGAATGTATCCTGTATCCGCAGTATTGGCCAATGATAATATCATGAGTGTCATTAAGCCTGGCCAGCATGGTTCCACATTCGGAGGTAATCCTATTGCCTGTGCAGTGGCTATGGCCGCTTTAGATGTGGTAGCTGATGAAAAGCTTTCGGAAAGAGCAGAACAGCTCGGACAGCTTTTCAGAGCTGAGATCAATAAGCTCATCGAAAAAAGTGACCTTATTACCAAAGTAAGAGGAAAAGGTCTTCTGAATGCTATTTTGATCAATGACACTCCGGATAGCTCCACAGCATGGAATTTATGTCTTCAGTTGAAAGAAAACGGGCTCCTTGCAAAACCTACCCACGGAAATATTATCAGATTGGCACCTCCTTTGGTCATTACAGAAGAGCAGCTTTTAGACTGCGTAAAAATCATTGAAAAAACTTTTACAGAATTTCATTAA
- a CDS encoding glycosyltransferase family 4 protein: MKEIKNVLIVTREYQCSQTPKIGGTGVFYKNLCSELIKKGISVHVFLVSKFAFEIEEEGVKIHSVKDIFKANPILELVRSFTGKVKALEQFHFKTYLFEKKIISDKINTWIRKNNLHFDIAETHDFDGMALSIPKEIPYVIRCHGSWSVLEKYFGYKKVHKGRIFCEKEAFKISKNIITISRYNEQINKSLFAIKDPELIYNGIDEKFYRPFENRKIIPKSIFYLGNVSFEKGAETVIHAFIQLKKDYPEASLHFIGNPNHYPTYITETIPDPETRNAIYFYGNKSGKEIVKLINQAETVCFPSKGENFSLSLLEVMAMQKAVVCSAIDSFKEIIQEPVNGLIAKEGNFHEKLSLIFEDDDLRNRLSLNARQLIESKFGIDKMVDKTISYYQSIK; this comes from the coding sequence ATGAAAGAAATAAAAAATGTGCTGATCGTAACCCGGGAATATCAATGTTCCCAAACTCCCAAAATAGGAGGCACGGGTGTTTTTTACAAAAACTTATGTTCAGAACTTATCAAAAAAGGGATCTCAGTACATGTTTTCCTGGTCTCAAAATTTGCATTTGAAATTGAGGAAGAGGGTGTGAAAATTCATTCTGTTAAAGATATTTTTAAAGCAAATCCAATTCTGGAACTGGTAAGGTCATTTACAGGAAAAGTAAAAGCACTGGAACAGTTTCATTTTAAGACTTATCTATTCGAGAAAAAAATTATTTCAGATAAAATAAATACCTGGATCAGAAAAAACAATCTTCATTTCGATATTGCAGAAACCCATGATTTTGACGGAATGGCTCTTTCTATCCCAAAGGAAATTCCTTATGTGATCAGGTGCCATGGTTCATGGTCTGTACTGGAAAAATATTTTGGATATAAAAAAGTCCATAAAGGAAGAATATTTTGCGAAAAAGAGGCCTTCAAGATCTCAAAAAACATCATTACGATATCCAGATATAATGAGCAGATCAATAAAAGTCTTTTCGCTATTAAAGATCCGGAATTGATCTACAATGGTATTGATGAAAAATTCTACAGGCCTTTTGAAAACCGGAAAATCATCCCTAAATCTATTTTTTATTTGGGAAACGTTTCTTTTGAAAAAGGAGCAGAAACGGTTATTCATGCATTCATTCAACTTAAAAAAGATTATCCTGAGGCTTCGCTGCACTTCATAGGAAACCCTAATCATTACCCTACTTACATTACAGAGACTATTCCAGATCCTGAAACCAGGAATGCCATCTATTTCTACGGAAATAAATCAGGGAAGGAAATCGTAAAGCTTATTAACCAGGCAGAGACCGTATGCTTCCCCTCCAAAGGTGAAAATTTTAGCTTATCTTTGCTTGAAGTAATGGCCATGCAAAAAGCGGTTGTATGTTCTGCTATAGATTCTTTTAAAGAGATCATACAGGAACCGGTGAACGGCCTTATTGCTAAGGAAGGCAACTTCCATGAAAAGCTGAGTCTTATTTTTGAAGACGATGATCTGAGGAACAGGCTATCATTGAATGCACGACAATTAATAGAATCAAAATTCGGTATTGATAAAATGGTGGATAAAACCATTAGCTATTACCAGTCAATCAAATAA
- a CDS encoding glycosyltransferase family 2 protein, producing the protein MKLSVCYIVFNGERIIEKSINSIYQIADEIIIVDSFSTDKTEEICTGFPKVKFIQKKFHGFGCQKNYTLSEASGEWILFLDSDEVPDETAVNAINNILKSTDPPYKVYEIHFNNILLRKTIKYGGWGNVWRERFFKKGHGKYSDDLVHECFITEDKKGKLPGHIDHYTYKSIAHHIEKINNYTQLMAEKKVSNGKTVSLFKMIFSPFFDFMKNYFFKLGFLDGIAGFYISITGAFYTFLKYVKINEILKFRK; encoded by the coding sequence ATGAAGTTATCAGTCTGTTATATTGTTTTTAATGGAGAGAGAATCATTGAGAAAAGTATCAATAGCATTTACCAAATAGCTGATGAGATTATTATCGTTGATTCTTTTTCCACAGACAAAACTGAGGAAATCTGTACCGGGTTTCCGAAAGTAAAATTTATCCAGAAAAAATTTCACGGCTTCGGCTGTCAGAAAAACTATACCCTGTCAGAAGCTTCGGGAGAATGGATCTTATTCCTGGATTCTGATGAGGTTCCGGATGAAACAGCTGTAAATGCTATCAACAACATTTTAAAGAGCACTGATCCTCCTTATAAAGTATATGAGATCCATTTCAACAATATCCTGTTGAGAAAAACCATTAAATATGGTGGCTGGGGCAATGTATGGCGAGAAAGGTTCTTCAAAAAAGGCCATGGAAAATATTCTGACGACCTGGTACATGAATGCTTTATCACAGAAGATAAAAAAGGAAAGCTACCGGGACACATCGACCATTACACCTATAAAAGTATAGCCCATCATATTGAAAAGATCAATAACTATACCCAATTAATGGCAGAAAAAAAGGTTTCCAACGGAAAAACAGTATCTCTTTTCAAGATGATATTTTCACCTTTTTTTGATTTCATGAAAAACTATTTTTTCAAACTGGGTTTTCTGGATGGTATTGCAGGATTTTACATTTCCATTACCGGTGCCTTTTACACATTCCTGAAATATGTAAAAATCAACGAGATCCTTAAATTCAGAAAATAA